CCAAGTTGTTGTTTAATTGGCGGTGACTGGGGTCATATGCAATTAAGCGGGAAGTGTCTGGGACATAAAGCGGGTCGGTTTTGTGCGGCTTGTAGTTTCAATTGAATCAGGCGCGCTTTCTTTCCCGTCCCGCCCCAATAAAAACCGCGACTCTGGTCAATCTTGACACTGACTTTTTGATGCGAGGGCCACAAAAGGAGAGGAGAGAGAAGGCTGGCATCATCACACAAAAAGGAATTCGTCTGGGAGCCATAGACCAACCTGTCCTGAttcctgaagcagcggactGAACATTCAATTGCGGATCTTGATGCACATATAGTCGAAGTCCCTTGCCTTTGGGTTTGATCACTGCCGAAGCTGGAGCTCCCTTCCAGATACCTTACCTGCCTGTCTGCTCTTGTACAGCAAGCAAGCTTGGTCCGATCTTGTAGATTGAGAAAAGAGCCTCACCATCGGTTGTCTTCCTCAAGATAAATCACACAAACATCTGCACCTGCTCGGATTTATTCTTGAGCCGCCTTTGAGGGCATTCCACCGGCACACATTCAGCTCATTTTTATCTTTCTCATTGTTGTCTTGACGAAACTCCACCACACACATTCCTCTTCAATTATACCCCTCGGTGCTTGGGAAGAACATCTATCCCACCAGGGAAAAAATACATCCACAAACAAAAGGATGTCATACACAGACGATGCCGTACTGGCCAAGCTCTCGGCCCTGAATGAGAGTCATGACAGCATTGCAACTGCTGCTCAATGGATCATGTTCCATCGGTGAGTTTTCCCTCAATCTATTTCCATTACCCGTGTGCAAGCAAAAGCTAGCACATATCAAAAAATTGCGAATTCGGGACATGTCGATGCAGCTTGTCGCAATACCCATATACTTCCGTTTGTTACTTTCCCCCCCTGTGTTTGTTTGCCTGCGTTCAATTTGGTCAAAGCAAGTAGCCAGCAAAGCCCAGTGCAGCGAACCGAATTTCCCTGGTGACTTGCCTCGTTCGACCTCCATGGCTGACCATAGATATTCCTTGCTTTGTCTAGTCGTTTTGCAGACCGCACGGTACAGTTGTGGCTCAGCAGGCTCAAGGAGTCTCCAAGCTCCAAACGCCTTAACCTCGTGTACCTAGCAAACGGTGAGTATGAAAACTTTGCCTGTACATACATACCTTATACATAACCACATCTTGGTTTACTCCACACTTTGGTTTTCTCTCCCCTACTTCCTTGAATCCAAGCACAATCACCACAATTCACTCTGGCCATGTTACGAAAAACAAATGCACCGCAAGAGAATGTTCTCGTCCCTATCATGGGTGGCCCTCTCTACCATACTCTGTTGACATCGTTGCTGATATGTTCTGTCATTTTAGAGGTTACACAGCAGTCCAAGGCTCGTCACAGGGATGACTTTGTCAACGCATTCTCGCCAATTATCGCCGAGGCTGCTGCCGTGGCCTACAAGGGCGCCTCCTCTGATGTGCAGAATAAGCTCAGACGAGTAATTGACGTCTGGAAGGACCGCAACATCTTTGAGCCAGCCATTCAAGCTGCGGTCGAGGCGCGTCTAGAAGGTTAGCTAGCTGTCCCTTCGTCATTAGACCCTATGGCACACTTTACTAACCCTACCCGCAACAAAAGATCTggacaaggccaagggcgTACCAAAATCTTCCAGCTTTGGCGCTCCCGGTCTATCTGGCCCGGGTGGCTCGGTACCATCCGAGCTCAGTGCCCTGGTTGCGCCGCAGCAAAATGTCTCGAAGCAGCAGTTGCCCATGAAGTCTGCCATCAGTGCCGCTAATCAGGACTATGAAAGGCTCACCAACCCTGCAAACCCCGTACCTACTGCGCCCGTATACGCTGCGCGGCTCAATGGCTTGCTCAAGACTCTGGCAACCGCAGAAGGCGCTGTTGCCGAGTGCGTCAAGGCACGCAAGGAGCTTATTGGTGCCTTGGAGAAGATGCTTGACTCTAACAGAGAAGCTCTTCGAGCGGATGAGGCCCAGCTAGTTGAGCTGTCATCACGCAGGCGAGCAATCGACGCAAAGAAGAGTGACGTCGAAATGGCCATCATGTCCGGACTCAGCATGCAAGAGAATTCTGTATCGCATGGTGGCGCCCCGGATGGACCACCTGCGCCTGACCCAGCTCAGCCCCAGGTTGAGGCCCTCACTCCGCCCTCGGCCGGCGCTGATGATGATATGTACGACAACAGTGCCAGCTTTGCACCGCCGCCTCCCGAGCCTGTACCCGCCACCGAGCAACCGACGGAGGTGCAGCCGATGGCCTCTGGAATCGAGATGCTCTCCAACATAGCATCACAGTACCACTCAGTGCCCACAAACGGCAACACCAACAAGCGTCGCCGTGTTGAGTCTGGGGAGGAGTTTCCGGACCTGGGCAAAGATGATGGCATTGATCCTGATGTCAAGGAGATGCTTAGCAACGATGTCAAGACAGAAGCCGCTTGATGGTTAAAGTGTGCTGGTCTACTCTTTGCGAACCGTTTTGGAAGATATGTTCAACTCCATATCGATGACTTTGCTCTTGGAGTGAAATATTTTCGAAACCAGGAAGAGTGTATGTTAAGATTGGTCGTATGCCGTGTCTTTTGCTTTCAAAAAATGACGACAAAAGCGTGTGCATTGCTTAGGAGGATATCTCCAAGCGTATATCTAGTTCTGGAGTAATCATTGGGTGTTGTGTTTTTGATGGGGATGAACGGATGAATTACTTTTAAACATGGTATGTTATTTACCAACACCATACCGAATAAACTTGCCAGGCAAAAATATATTTGACACCTGATCTCACTTTGCGTCTAGGGTGACTGTCGATGACGTGAACCTGGGTTCGAGATGTAAGCTGAGGCTTGTGTATACTAGATTAGCTAGTCCAGGCCACATACGTCAATCAATCATTTCTGTGCTAGAGCTTCCTAGGTATTGGTCGACACCCGAAGTTTCCCGACGGGTTTAGGCAGTGCGACAAATGACAGACGAAGATAAACCAGAGAAACACGGTCATAAATGAAGTATTTATTCAGCCAAGATATAGTAAAAGATACAGTCTTATTTGAATTGAATACTCGTCTGTCACTGTGATTCTCTGATCAAAAAGGGCAAGGAAGTCCGATGTCATGGTGGATGTGCCTCGGACAGACAAACAGCTGTAGCTCCGAAAATGATGTGCAGGGGTGTGGGGCGGCGCTTTACATGCTCGTTCCGTCAttcacttcttttttttttctctcttccgATGCTTATTTCAATGTTTCTTCTGACTGAATCAGCCCTTGTCAAGATCGGATTCGACCAGTCGGCGACAAACCCTCGCACTTACTTGGCCATGCATTGTAGAAACTTCAGGCTTCTTCCCCGATAAGGAGCCATCGATTAATATTCTTCCCAAGCAACCGACAAAATGGTTTCGGGAGCGGTGCGGCGCACCGTGCTGCTCCCGCACCTCGGAGCTGCCGGTTCAGCACAACTACTCCTCTCCGCGCGTCCTCACTTAATACCCCTCCATGAGCCACTGCTACCAAGTGCAGCCATTTGGACATGGTCAAAGATTCCGGTTCAGGCTGCTCGAAGTTTCGCTGCAGCTACATCGACCTCTTTTACGTGCGCGAACAACACTGCCCCAGCGGCATCGCGTCTCAGCACGCTACCGGCGAAGGCGCCCACGTCATTTTTAGGCCTGGGGAACCGGTTCAGCTCGCCATCGGGCGTCCTGCGACGATTCTCGACGACTCAAACGCCATGGAAGCAGTCTGTTAAGGAGACGagcctgcaagatgattcgCGGGAAGATGGCAAGGCGCTGGAGAACGCGGAAGCTAAGAAGGATGGAGATGTGGCATCACCCAACGCGAACCTCAACGATGACGGGCTCGAGTCTCTAGGTTTCAAAAAGAGCGAGAAGGCGCTCAAGGCTTCCCAGATCAACATGAGCGCGCGACTATCCAAGGAAAGCAAGGCACAGCCCTCCAGGGCCGGCATGGGTGAGATATGGAGATTGCTCAAGATTGCGCGACCAGAGCTCAAATGGCTCGCAGTTGCATTTGTTTTCCTTCTCATCTCATCCAGCGTGACCATGTCGATTCCTTTCTCGGTCGGACGGATCCTTGACCTGGCAACCAAGGGCGATGTTGAAAGCACCCGCATTTTCGGCCTCACCTTGACGCAGTTCTTCATGGCCTTCGGTGCCTTCCTGACCCTGGGTGCTGTGGCCAACTTTGGCCGCATCATCCTGCTACGGATCGTCGGCGAGCGTGTCGTTGCCCGCCTGCGGTCACAGCTTTACCGCCGCACGTATACTCAGGATGCCGAGTTCTTTGATGCCAACCGTGTTGGCGATCTCATCTCGCGTCTCAGCTCGGACAGTGTCATCGTCGGAAAAAGCATCACGCAGAACGTGTCGGACGGCATGCGCTCAATAGTCAGCGGTTGTGCTGGTGGCGTTGCAATGCTCTGGCTTAGCCCCAAGCTGACGTCGATCCTGCTGCTCATGTTCCCGCCAATTGCTATCGGGGCCTTCATATACGGTCGCATGATCCGCAACATAAGTCGGCAGATCCAGCGAAACTTGGGAACCCTGACCAAGATCGCCGAGGAGCGTTTGGGAAACATCAAGACAAGCCAGGCTTTTGCCGGTGAGGTTCAAGAGGTTCACAGATACAACACCCAGATCAGGAAAATTTTCTCCCTTGGCAAGAGGGAGTCTTTTGTCGCTGCAACCTTCTATGGATCTACGGGTTGGGCGGGCAACATGACCATCCTTGCCTTGCTGGTTGTTGGAGGAGGTTTGGTTCGGTCGGGATCTATGTCTCTTGGTGACCTCACTTCTTTTATGATGTACACGGCCTTTGCGGGATCCAGTCTCTTCGGAGTCTCCGGGTTTTACTCAGAACTCATGAAGGGTGTCGGTGCCGCAAGCCGTCTATTTGAACTTCAGGATCGCACGCCTACTATTCCTCAGACGGTTGGACTGAAGGTCAAGTCGGCACAGGGACCCATCAAATTCTCCAACGTGTGCTTTGCCTACCCAACCCGCCCAGCCGTTTCAATCTTCAATGGCTTGGACTTCGAAATACCGTCCGGAAGTAATGTCTGCGTGGTCGGGCCTTCAGGTGGTGGCAAGTCGACCGTTGCAGGTCTACTGCTACGATTCTACAACCCTACGTCTGGTACCATCACCATCAACGGCGTTGACATCTCCAAGATGAACGTCAAGTCTCTCAGACGGCGCATCGGCATGGTGGCCCAGGAGCCAGTACTGTTCTCCGGCACCGTCGCGGAGAACATTGCCTATGGCCGGCCAGAAGCCTCCAGGGCCGAAATCGTAGCCGCGGCTCAGAAGGCCAACTGCGGATTTATCAGCGATTTCCCCGAAGGCCTCGAGACGCAAGTCGGTGCCCGCGGCGCGCAGTTATCTGGTGGCCAGAAGCAGCGCATCGCCATCGCGCGCGCTCTGCTCAAGGACCCGGATATTCTAATCCTTGACGAGGCAACATCGGCGCTCGACGCCGAGTCGGAGACTTTGGTTAACTCTGCGCTCGCACAGCTGCTGAAGGGACGCAACACCACCATAAGCATCGCCCACCGTCTGTCGACCATCAAGAGGAGCGACAAGATCATTGTCCTCTCCAGCGAGGGTAAGGTCGCCGAGATTGGAAGCTACACGGAGCTGAGCGCCAACCCCGACAGTGCCTTTAGCAAGCTCATGGAGTGGCAGATGAGTGGCGGTGACATTCCGACCCAGCAGAGGCCCCCGCCCATCATCACCGAGGCGGAGGCGATCTCGGAGGAGCTTGAGGGcgacgaggcggcggcggccgaggaggaggatgttGAGGGCGAGCACAAGGATGCGAAGAAGACATCAGAGAAGCAGTAATTTGTCAAAATAGAGCCGCATATACCTTCTACTAATGGGCATCGGCCTGGGGGAGCGTTTGGCTTGTTTCGTTTGTTTCGGTCCGTGATAGAGTTGCTCTCTAGTCACAGCTGACATTGATAAGGATGGATGCATATTTTCTTTCATATATCTTTGTATTATAATGGGTGCAACATGTTTGAAAACCTACGTTTGGTGATGGGAATATGAAATTGGGGCGGCGAAGGCACTCCACTCGATCACATTTGGGGGTCACCAGTTAGAGAAACGGTCGTGTTGGCAAGGCCCACGGGCACCGGGCACAAAGGCTTGATGACTTGGCCTACCTGGGTAGAGGGAGGTTGAGGAACTTCACACCTTGGCATCCTGGCATCGTTGTTTTGTAAGAGACAAAAACAGAGCATGATTCAAGCGAAGGATACTGACATATATTTTTGCTGCCAACGAAGTGAAACAATGAGTAAAGCTACCTAGAAACCCCTCACCTACTTTCCGGGTTTGTGATACTTTCCAGCtccatacctaggtagctacctgTGCCCGAGGCGAACCATTTCCCTTTGTGGGCTGCTTGGGAACAAAGTCTATTTCATAATAGTCTACTTCTGAAGCACAGCGAAATACGAGGTCGCCGTCACGTGTCCCTCGTCGTCACTACCGCCTCTTTGGGGAGCCAGAGAATTGACATAACTATTATGATTTATAATCCAATATTTGAGTGAATCTTTCTGCCATTAACTACCTATGGAGGTTGGCCTGAAACTGGCGCTTATTTTCCCCTTTCTTCTCACACGAGGCAAGCCCCGGGGTGATTTTTAGGCTGATTTTAACAGGCGTCGGGCAGTCGAGACCGTACCGGTAGACAACTGGCGGATTACGTCAGTTTTTAGCATCCGTCATTCGCAATCTACCCCCATGTCCCCTATCCTAATCTGACTGTGATTCCATCTATTCTGACTATGAACCAGCCATATTAGCCACAAACAGTCACCAACCGCTACAACCAAATTGCCTATTGCGGCAAAAGGCCCACCaaacccaccaccaccaccaaggtTCGCATACCTTTCCATACGTACGCGCGACCGTATATTAAAACCGCTGCATTTTTGCATATACGTACGCGATTACCACGCATTAAAACCGCTGCGCTTTATATAGATACGCTTTTTTGATTATCAGGATTGCTGTATCTATTTCTAAgcttaaaataaaaaagtgcAGCGGTTTTAATGCATGCTCGCGCGTACGTGTGGAAAAATATGGTAACCTTGGTGGTGGTTTGCACAGGTTGTGTGGGGTGGGGTTGCGGCTAGTATGGCTGGTGCACAGTCAGAATAGATGTGGTCACAGTCAGATTAGGATAGGGTCTCCTTGTGGGTAGAGAATTGTTCAAAGCAGACCCCCACATTTCTACCGCGACCCCTCCGATTCAGGAATTCCGTAGTACAAGGTTAACCACAAATGCAAAGCTGGTCGAATCCAAGCAGGCGGGTGGAAGAAAGCCCGAACGACCCAAGTTTGTTAATGGAACAaagataataataataaaggggaaaaaagaaaagtcgcCGGCCGCTGCGTGTCCGAGATTTGGCGGGTCGAGAAAGAAGCGCGGAGTCGCCTGTTTGGTAGAATGGCATGCATGGAAAATGGGGGTAACTATTTTACGTATTCCAATCGCGTGCTCCCAAAGACGCTCGCTTTGCTTATCATCTAGCTCTGGAGTAAATGCCTTGCAGGGAACATCCTACATGTGCTAGGGATAAATATTTGTACAGGCCTGTGTGAGTTCTGGCGATCTAGCAAGATTCtcgtctagttctagaccaaaacaaaagagtTGAGCAAGTAAGTACGGCGAACGACTCCGTACTTCGTAGGCGAGTAAGGCTCCTCCTAAGTTAACAATGTAGAAGTTTTGGCTCATGTCCTATTTTCTCATTAcaagttctagttctagtatacCTTAGGTATCTACTATGTACAACACCCACGCTTCCCAGATATGGATATGCAGTTATGCACCCACTACCAGCCCCTACTGACTGAGTAATTTGGGGGTTCACTCTGCATGATAAAGTAGTCTGGATACGCCTACCCAGGCTGCAATGCGAGACTGGCAATCTTATGTAGATGACTACTATTGGCCTACAGTAATACACTTTAGCCCTCTCGCGACAAGCCTTGTCCGTCCAACTGTCTTTCACGGGCCTTTTTTGCTCACCTTGTAGTTTTTGTTGTTTGACCccgtctttttttccaaGCTCAATTCGTGTAGCCTGACTCCAAAAAAGGCCCATCAACACCCCAGCTGAACCCCCTGTCGCAAGCTAGGAACACCCCTCCGTCCGATATCGCTTTCGacaaggcttttttttgggtgcAGTCAAGAGTTAGAGTCACAATAACACCAGTCCGTCATTTGCATGATTATACACAGACATTCCGGCTGTGTGACTGGTCTGGCGCAAAGCGTTTCCCAACTGTCATCCAAAGAGACACCACAGACATCATTTGCGCATCAACACAATCCATCCCGCTTGGCAGGATGGCTCGATCCACGATGAAGAACAACAGCGAGAATGGGTGGGTTGTGCAAAAGTTTGGCGGCACCAGCGTCGGCAAGTTCCCGGACAAGATCGCAGAGGACATTGTGCAGCCCTACCTGCGGAATAACAagatcgtcgtcgtctgctCGGCCAGGAGTTCTGGGAAGAAGGTGACTGGAACTACAAGCCGGTGCGTTGTTCTTGTCACCTGCCAATTACGCCCTTGTCAATGGCCCATCACATCATGAACACCTTCCCAAGGCCTCTCGATATTTTCCCATACGACTAACATACTAATCAACGGACCGCACTCATGATTAGGCTATTAGAAGTCTTCCGCCGACTCAAGAGCCTCGAGATCAGCATAGAACCGACCCAGACCGAACTAATTGACGAGGCG
The Pyricularia oryzae 70-15 chromosome 1, whole genome shotgun sequence DNA segment above includes these coding regions:
- a CDS encoding ATP-dependent permease MDL2 translates to MVSGAVRRTVLLPHLGAAGSAQLLLSARPHLIPLHEPLLPSAAIWTWSKIPVQAARSFAAATSTSFTCANNTAPAASRLSTLPAKAPTSFLGLGNRFSSPSGVLRRFSTTQTPWKQSVKETSLQDDSREDGKALENAEAKKDGDVASPNANLNDDGLESLGFKKSEKALKASQINMSARLSKESKAQPSRAGMGEIWRLLKIARPELKWLAVAFVFLLISSSVTMSIPFSVGRILDLATKGDVESTRIFGLTLTQFFMAFGAFLTLGAVANFGRIILLRIVGERVVARLRSQLYRRTYTQDAEFFDANRVGDLISRLSSDSVIVGKSITQNVSDGMRSIVSGCAGGVAMLWLSPKLTSILLLMFPPIAIGAFIYGRMIRNISRQIQRNLGTLTKIAEERLGNIKTSQAFAGEVQEVHRYNTQIRKIFSLGKRESFVAATFYGSTGWAGNMTILALLVVGGGLVRSGSMSLGDLTSFMMYTAFAGSSLFGVSGFYSELMKGVGAASRLFELQDRTPTIPQTVGLKVKSAQGPIKFSNVCFAYPTRPAVSIFNGLDFEIPSGSNVCVVGPSGGGKSTVAGLLLRFYNPTSGTITINGVDISKMNVKSLRRRIGMVAQEPVLFSGTVAENIAYGRPEASRAEIVAAAQKANCGFISDFPEGLETQVGARGAQLSGGQKQRIAIARALLKDPDILILDEATSALDAESETLVNSALAQLLKGRNTTISIAHRLSTIKRSDKIIVLSSEGKVAEIGSYTELSANPDSAFSKLMEWQMSGGDIPTQQRPPPIITEAEAISEELEGDEAAAAEEEDVEGEHKDAKKTSEKQ